The Megalops cyprinoides isolate fMegCyp1 chromosome 9, fMegCyp1.pri, whole genome shotgun sequence genome has a window encoding:
- the foxa3 gene encoding hepatocyte nuclear factor 3-gamma: MLSSVKMESHEIPEWNAFYNEASEMYPSPTAMNTSLGAMNTINSYINLNSAGSTAAMSMGYPSSALNSSPLATMGGSANHMSLSPVASSLNPSSLTQLGSPAPSLGSLPHYQNMGQPMGQLGYPSPTSLNRAKEMPKPYRRSLTHAKPPYSYISLITMAIQQSSSKMLTLNEIYQWIMDLFPYYRENQQRWQNSIRHSLSFNDCFVKVARSPDKPGKGSYWALHPNSGNMFENGCYLRRQKRFKIEDKANKKGAGKSQEAGKGAHQESLQEQHSPTPGSEGADSAHSDSSHPGSASEEQQQQQQQQQQRSLAQLECPQPLAQSSTSISSALSSATSSVAHLHSQPVGGGHLLPSAMHHLDLQNDPLKSMDPHYNFNHPFSITNLMSNEQKMDLKSYQDQVMAYNGYAAASPVAAKQIYDSAGPSSIDSGAYYQTLYSRSVLNAS; encoded by the exons ATGTTGAGCTCAGTGAAGATGGAGTCCCATGAAATTCCAGAATGGAATGCCTTCTACAATGAAGCGAGTGAG aTGTACCCCTCGCCCACTGCAATGAACACCAGTCTGGGTGCCATGAATACCATCAACAGCTATATCAACCTGAACTCGGCTGGTTCCACCGCGGCCATGAGCATGGGCTACCCCAGCAGCGCTCTCAACAGCAGCCCTCTGGCCACCATGGGTGGGAGCGCCAACCACATGAGCTTGTCCCCAGTCGCGTCCTCCCTCAACCCAAGCTCCCTCACCCAGCTGGGCTCTCCGGCGCCCTCCCTAGGCTCCCTCCCCCACTACCAGAACATGGGCCAGCCCATGGGTCAACTGGGCTACCCCTCCCCGACATCTCTCAACCGGGCTAAAGAGATGCCCAAGCCCTACCGCCGATCCCTGACCCATGCCAAGCCGCCCTACTCCTACATCTCCCTCATCACAATGGCCATCCAGCAGTCCAGCAGCAAGATGCTCACCCTCAACGAGATCTACCAGTGGATTATGGACCTCTTCCCCTACTACCGGGAGAACCAGCAGCGCTGGCAGAACTCCATCCGCCACTCGCTATCCTTCAACGACTGCTTCGTCAAGGTGGCCCGCTCCCCCGACAAGCCCGGAAAGGGCTCCTACTGGGCCCTGCACCCCAACTCGGGCAACATGTTCGAGAACGGCTGCTATCTGCGCCGCCAGAAGCGCTTCAAGATCGAGGACAAGGCCAACAAGAAGGGCGCGGGGAAGTCCCAGGAGGCGGGCAAGGGCGCGCACCAGGAGAGcctgcaggagcagcacagCCCCACCCCGGGCTCAGAGGGGGCGGACTCGGCCCACTCTGACAGCTCCCACCCGGGCTCCGCCtctgaggagcagcagcagcagcaacagcagcagcagcagcggagcCTGGCCCAGCTGGAGTGCCCTCAGCCCCTCGCCCAGAgctccacctccatctcctcGGCCCTGTCCTCCGCCACCTCCTCCGTCGCCCACCTCCATTCCCAGCCCGTCGGGGGCGGCCACCTCCTCCCCAGCGCCATGCACCACCTGGACCTCCAGAACGACCCCCTCAAGTCCATGGACCCCCACTACAACTTCAACCACCCCTTCTCCATCACCAACTTGATGTCCAACGAGCAGAAGATGGACCTCAAGTCCTACCAGGACCAGGTGATGGCCTACAACGGCTATGCTGCTGCCTCGCCGGTGGCCGCCAAGCAGATCTACGACAGTGCTGGGCCATCCTCCATCGATTCGGGGGCGTACTACCAAACCTTGTACAGCAGGTCAGTCCTTAATGCCTCGTAA